GGAATACCTAGACGTGGCCCGCCAAACTTACCGCGCTGCGCGTTTCATCAGTGGGCAGTTAGAAAGCTGCTTGTTCATCAGCGCATCCGCCGCCCGTTTGCCCCCCCGCGATTGGCTGGTGAGCTTGTTTGCACAGGAAACGCTGTCCCCAGCCGATCGCGCCAGTTTGCTGGCAGGCAAACCGGCAGTGGCAGGCGAAGACAAAGGACGCACGGTGTGCGCGTGTTTCAACGTGGGCGAAAAAACCATCCGCAAGGCGATTGCGGAGCAGGGTTTGAGCAGTGTGGAGGCGATTGGGCGTTGCTTGAATGCAGGCACGAATTGCGGCTCGTGTTTGCCGGAATTGCAGGCGTTGTTGGGCTAAGATTAGACGCTGGTTGGTAACGTGCTGTACCATCCGCGCATGACCAACCCCCTGATGAAGAGCCACCCTTATGAAAATCGGCGTTACCAGCCAAAATTTGCGTACCGTTACCGGGCACGCCAGCAAAGCCCGCAGCTTTCTAATGTACGAATGGACTGCCGAGCAAGCGCTGCAACCCGTCGAGTCATTGGAGTTGCCGATGGAAATGTCGATCCACGCATGGGACAAGCGCGGTGATCACCCGCTGTTAGCGTTGGATTATTTGATCACCGGCCCCTGTGGGAAAAGTTTTATCAATCAGATGAAGCAATACGGCGTGCGGGTGAGAACCACGGATGAAACCGACCCGTTGGTGGCGGTGCAGGCGTTAGTGACGGCGGTTGTGCCGTGGGCGGGCAAGCGGGCGTGAACATTACCCAGATCAGCAGTTCAACCATGCAGGCAGAAGCCATTACTTTGCAACAGGCTGCCA
The DNA window shown above is from Candidatus Thiothrix sulfatifontis and carries:
- a CDS encoding nitrogen fixation protein, producing MKIGVTSQNLRTVTGHASKARSFLMYEWTAEQALQPVESLELPMEMSIHAWDKRGDHPLLALDYLITGPCGKSFINQMKQYGVRVRTTDETDPLVAVQALVTAVVPWAGKRA